The Gemmatimonadota bacterium DNA segment CTGCACGTGGCGCGTCGCGCCTTGCGCGCCCGATTGGCGCCACTTTATCCCCGGGGGTCCGCGTGATGGAGCAGCGATCGAAACACGCACTTCTGGACCCGCATACCGATCCCGACCGCTGGGAGCGGGTCGTACGCTCGATCATGGCCGCCGCCCGGCCCGAGCTGCGCCGCCGCGCCGCGGCGCGCACGCCCGTGCTGCTGCTCGCGGATTGGCTGAAGCCGGGGCTGGCGGCGGCTGCGGCCGTCATGGTTGTGGCCGCAGGCGCACTGCTCGCCGTGCGGGACGCCGTGCGGGATGTGCCGCCCAGCGCGCCGGCTGTGGCTGAAGTCATTGCGCCCGCAGCGGTTGCGACCTGGCTGGTGAGCGGCGCCTACCCCACAGCGGAAGAACTCGTGGTGGCCATGGAAGGAGCTAAGCCATGAAGCTCGGGCTCGAGCCCCGTACACGCGAATGGATCATGGCCGCCGCGCTGCTCGTGTCCGTGTTCATGGCCGGCGCACTGACCGCGTTGGCCGTGGACGGCCTGCTGGCCCGGCGCGGTGCCGCACGGCCGGAGCTTGCGGGGGGGCCGGCGTCGTTTGCACCGGGCGCGCGTTTCCTGCCGCCGGGCGGCCGGGGCGTGCACTTCGGCCGCGGCCCCGGGCCGATCGGCATGACCTCGGCGCTGGCCCAGCGACTGCGCTTGAGCGACCGGCAGGAGCAGCAGGTCCGGGAGATCCTGGAGCGCCGGCGCGCGGAATCCGATTCCCTGCTGCAGCAAATGCACCCCCGGCTGCAGGCGAACCTGGACTCGACCCTGGCCCAGATCCGGCGCCTGCTCGAGCCCGGGCAGCGCGAGGAGTTCGACCGCTACGTCCGCGAGGGGAGGGCGCTCATGTTCCGCCGGCTCGAACTGCCGCCGGGGGGCGGGGCGCCGCCCGAGCCTCCATTTTCCGAGCCGGACGGCGCCAGCGCTGCGGACGGGCACTGGGGGCCGCCGCCCGGTCCCTGAGAAGCTGAACACGTCGGCCCTGGTAGTCGAATTCGCCACCTGGATGCCATCATCAGCGAGGTTGGTCATGAGAAGAATGCTGGGCAGTGAACAGCCGCCTCAACTGGTTGAGCGCTGCACACAGCCGCAGCCGCTGCGGGTGACGGGGACGCTGCTGCTGCCGCTGCTGCTGCTCTGCGGGGCGCCACTGCACCTGGCGGCACAAGGCAGGCCGCAGGGTGAGCGACCCCAGGGTGAGCGGCCGCAGGGAGAGCAGCCGGATTTCTCCTTCGAGGAGCGCAGCTCGATCGGCTTTCTGCTGGCTCAGCAGCCGAAGCTCCGCTTCACGCCGGAGCAGATCGTGGCCCTCGAGGTCTTCGCCGCCGACCTCGCCGAGCTGAATCGTCCCTTGCTCGAGAAGGTGCGCGAGTTGCGGCCGACGGAGCGGCCGGCTGGTCGTGGCACCGGTCCCGGCGGCGGGGGCCGGGAGGCCATGCGGCAGCGCATGGAGCAGAGGCGGTCGCTCCTCGAGCAGATGCGCAAGAATGACGAGCAGGCGCTCGAGCTGGCACTCGGGGTTCTCAATCCCGAGCAAAAGAAAGTAGCTGACGACCTGCTCAAGGAGCGGCGCAAAGCCATGGAAGAGCGCCGGGGTGGCCGGCGCGGCGGCCGGCCGCCGTCTCGCCCCAGAGTGCAGCCTTTCGCGAGTTCAGCTACCTGAGTGGTCGGATCCGCAAATACGGCCGCATCTTTAGGCGCGGATTATCGAGTAGGTGATCGATAGGCTGAAGCGGACGGCCATGGCTACGGCTGTGGCCGCGCACCGCCCCGCGCGGCGTCCACCGCAGCCCTGCGCTTGCACGCGGGGCAGACCAGCAGCAGGCGGCGCCGCACGTAGGAGACGGCGCGCACGCGGCCTACCGGCTGGAGCGCGAGTTCTGCGCCACAAGCCGGGCAGCGCAGGGGCTGCCCCGCGAGCGCGGCTTCGCGCAAAGCGCGTCGCTGCTCCGGCGTGTAGTTCCCGGGCATGTGCCTCAAGGTAGTCGGACAGGCTGCCGCCGACGAGACGAGACAATTAGTGGCCCGGAGTTCAAGCGGCACAGGCGATTGCGGATGCGGGGGGCGATGTTGTATCGTGCGGCGCCCGTGGCTCGAGTTCTGCCTCCGGAGGGTGTGTGGCGAAGGAAGCCATCGAGCTGGAAGGCACGGTCAGCGAGGTGCTCCCCAACGCGACCTTCCGGGTCGAGCTGGAAAACGGCCACGAAGTGCTTGCCTACCTGTCGGGCAAGATGCGGCAGCACTATATCCGGGTGCTGGAAGGCGACCGCGTCAAGGTCGAGCTCTCGCCCTACGACCTGACCCGGGGCCGCATCACCTACCGTTCTAAGTAATGCTCGCCGCGCTGCCCAGCGCTGCCCGGGCAGCCCTTGCCGCCCCGGCCGGGGGGCGAGGGGCAGTGTGGGGTTAGCTCGCCGGGATATGCTGGTTGCGCGAGCCCTTGCGGCGGTAAAGGTCGCGGTCCGCCGCGCGGATCAACTCTTCGGCACTGCCCACCTCGGCCGAGTAGCTGGCCACACCCGCGCTGGCGCGGATGCCGGCCGGCCCCAGCAGCGGGTCGCGCTCCACCGCCTGTGCGATGCGCGCGATGTGGCGCAGCCCGCCGCGCCTGTCCGAGTCGGCCAGCACGGCAATGAACTCGTCGCCGCCGTAACGCGCACTCAAGTTCATGGCGCGAGTCTCACTGGCCAGGATATCGGCGAAGGCGCGCAACGCCTTGTCCCCCGCCTGGTGGCCGGCCCGGTCGTTGTACACCTTGAAATGGTCGAGGTCAAAGAGGACAATGGCCAGCCGTCGGCCGCGCCGGGCGGCGGCGAACTCCTTCTCCACGAACATCTCGAGGTGACGCCGGTTGGGCAGCCCGGTAAGCGGGTCGGTGAGCGAGAGGGTACGGATGCGCTCGTGCAGCCGGGCATTGG contains these protein-coding regions:
- a CDS encoding Spy/CpxP family protein refolding chaperone; translation: MRRMLGSEQPPQLVERCTQPQPLRVTGTLLLPLLLLCGAPLHLAAQGRPQGERPQGERPQGEQPDFSFEERSSIGFLLAQQPKLRFTPEQIVALEVFAADLAELNRPLLEKVRELRPTERPAGRGTGPGGGGREAMRQRMEQRRSLLEQMRKNDEQALELALGVLNPEQKKVADDLLKERRKAMEERRGGRRGGRPPSRPRVQPFASSAT
- the infA gene encoding translation initiation factor IF-1, translated to MAKEAIELEGTVSEVLPNATFRVELENGHEVLAYLSGKMRQHYIRVLEGDRVKVELSPYDLTRGRITYRSK